Genomic segment of Parageobacillus genomosp. 1:
TAATTCCTGCAATCCTTTTTCATCAATTTTCCCTGCTTGATAGGCGCCGACCCCTTCAAATACGGAAGAAAGCGAAATTTTGCGCCCGTCGCTCGTCACCCCAGCCTTCATCGGCCCGCCGCTGACGAAAATCGTCGGAATGTTTAACCGCATCGCTGCCATCATCATGCCCGGCGTAATTTTGTCACAGTTTGGAATGCAAACCATTCCGTCAAACCAATGCGCAGAAATGACCGTTTCGATCGAATCCGCGATAATTTCACGGCTTGGCAGCGAATAGCGCATACCGATATGCCCCATCGCGATGCCGTCATCGACGCCGATCGTATTCATTTCAAACGGGACCCCGCCCGCTTCGCGAATCGCTTCTTTGACAAGTTGCCCGAACTCCTGCAAATGAACGTGTCCCGGAATAATATCAATATACGAGTTCACTACAGCGATAAACGGCTTGTCAAAATCTTCTTCTTTTACTCCTGCCGCGCGCAACAAACTGCGGTGCGGCGCCCGGTCAAACCCTTTTTTGATCATATTGCTGCGAAGTTCTCTCAATCTAAATCCCTCCAAATAGTAGTATTGTAGGCTCGATGTTTTTAGTATTGTACCATTTTTTTAAATAAAATGACAATTGTATTTATTTTAAAGTAATTATCGCTTTTATTTTGTCAAAATTGGAAACTGCTTGAATTCATGCGTGATCATATATTACAATTCCAATATAATGGAAATAGAGGGAGAGTTTATTATGTTCGATTTTGCTGTGCCATTGATTGGGTTCGTGGTCGTTTGGGCATTATTTCGCGGTATTGTTGTCGAAGAAAAATCCCTTGACAATTTTCTGATTTGTATGGATAATTTCTAACAAACCATTGATACGGAAAACGGTACGGGACTAGTAAATCGATGGAACGTGCAAGAGAGTGGAACTCGTAGGCTGGAAGGTTCCTCACGGGAAGTCGATTGAACCTGCCCTAAAAAGGCCGCTTATGCAAACATAAGCCGTCCGCCCTCGTTACGGGCAAGAGGTGGGCGCATGATGCGCCAAAAAAGGTGGTACCGCGGAACGCTTTTTCCGTCCTTTTGCAAGGAAGGGAAAAAGCGTTTTTTATTGGCAACCAGAAAGGAGGATGCGCATGAAAAAGCAGCGAGTCGTCGTGAAAATCGGAAGCAGCTCATTAACGGACGCGAAAGGCGCGCTTTGTGATGAAAAACTTCATGACCATGTGGAAGCAATCGCCTACCTCAAACAGCTCGGCCATGAGGTGATTTTAATTACGTCAGGCGCGGTCGCCGCCGGATTCGGACCGCTTGGCTATCCATCGCGGCCGACGACTAAGGCGGGAAAGCAAGCAGCGGCGGCGGTCGGGCAAGGGCTGCTCATGCAAGGCTATATTTCCGCGTTCAAACAGTTCGGCATTACGACGGGACAAATTTTATTAACAAGAGAAGATTTTTATAGCCGCGAACGGTTTCATAATTTATTTTCCACGATCACCACATTGCTGGCATGCGGGGTTTTGCCGATCATTAACGAAAACGATTCCGTGTCCGTCGAGGAATTGACGTTTGGCGACAACGATATGCTTTCCGCCCTTGTCAGCGGCTTTTTGCACGCGGATGCGCTCATTATCTTAACCGATATTAACGGGCTGTACGATGATAATCCGAAAACAAATCCGAAGGCGAAAAAATACGCGTTTCTTCCGAATGTTACCGATGAAATGATTGAAGCGGCGGGCGGCAGCGGCTCCGCGGTCGGAACAGGCGGCATGAAATCTAAGCTTCTCGCCGCACAAAAAGCGCTCTCGTTTGGGGTAAGCGTCTTTGTCGGAACGGGTACAGGGAAAGAAAAGCTTTGCGACATTTTGGAAGGAAAAGGAGACGGGACGTATATCGGCGCTCCGTTTCATGGACATATGCAAATGCGCAAACAATGGATTGCATACCATGCGCCGGTCTCCGGAAAAATCGAAATTGACGAAGGTGCGGAAACCGCCCTATTGCAGCGTGGAAAAAGCTTGCTTCCTGCCGGCGTTACTGCCGTTTTTGGCACGTTTTCCGCCATGGATGTCGTCGAGGTCATCAACCGAAAAGGAGCCGTCATCGGCCGCGGCCAAGTGTATTACTCCTCTGGCGATTTAGAACAAGTCAAAGGCCTTCCTAGCAACGAGGCAAAAAAATATTCGATTAACCATCGCCCTGAAGTGATCCACCGCGACAATTGGGTATCATTGCGAAAGGAGAGTGTTATCAAATGAACGAATTGCTTACCAAAGCCAAGCGGCTGCAACAAGCAGCGAAAACGCTAGCCCTCCTGTCCACGGAAGAAAAAAACGAAGCATTGACGCGCATCGCCGAAGCGCTGATCAAACAAAAAGAGTGGATTTTGCAAGAAAATGAAAAAGATGTGGCACTTGGAAAAGAACAAGGTCTTTCTCCTGCCTTAATCGACCGATTGCAGCTAACCAGCGAACGAATCGAGCAAATCGTCAATGGCGTCCGTCAAGTTGCGGGTCTTCCTGACCCAATCGGCGAAATAGTCGAAGAATGGACGCGGCCAAACGGGCTTCGCATTCAAACAGTGCGCGTGCCGCTCGGCGTCATCGGCATGGTGTACGAAGCGCGCCCAAACGTCACCGTCGATGCCGCGAGCCTTTGCTTAAAAACGGGAAACGCCGTCTTATTGAGGGGCAGCTCCTCCGCGCTTCATTCAAACAAAGCACTCGTCCATGTCATGAAGGAGGCGCTTCGCGATTCCGCCATCCCTGCCGATGCCATCCAGCTTCTTGAAGACACGAGCCGGGAGACGGCCCAGCAAATGTTTCGTTTAAACGGCTACTTAGACGTATTAATTCCGCGCGGCGGGGCCGGGCTGATTC
This window contains:
- the proB gene encoding glutamate 5-kinase; the encoded protein is MKKQRVVVKIGSSSLTDAKGALCDEKLHDHVEAIAYLKQLGHEVILITSGAVAAGFGPLGYPSRPTTKAGKQAAAAVGQGLLMQGYISAFKQFGITTGQILLTREDFYSRERFHNLFSTITTLLACGVLPIINENDSVSVEELTFGDNDMLSALVSGFLHADALIILTDINGLYDDNPKTNPKAKKYAFLPNVTDEMIEAAGGSGSAVGTGGMKSKLLAAQKALSFGVSVFVGTGTGKEKLCDILEGKGDGTYIGAPFHGHMQMRKQWIAYHAPVSGKIEIDEGAETALLQRGKSLLPAGVTAVFGTFSAMDVVEVINRKGAVIGRGQVYYSSGDLEQVKGLPSNEAKKYSINHRPEVIHRDNWVSLRKESVIK
- a CDS encoding glutamate-5-semialdehyde dehydrogenase yields the protein MNELLTKAKRLQQAAKTLALLSTEEKNEALTRIAEALIKQKEWILQENEKDVALGKEQGLSPALIDRLQLTSERIEQIVNGVRQVAGLPDPIGEIVEEWTRPNGLRIQTVRVPLGVIGMVYEARPNVTVDAASLCLKTGNAVLLRGSSSALHSNKALVHVMKEALRDSAIPADAIQLLEDTSRETAQQMFRLNGYLDVLIPRGGAGLIRSVIENATVPVLETGVGNCHIFIDESAQKQMAIDIVLNAKLQRPSVCNAVETVLIHQNWPYIGELIEALHARGVELRGDSQLTSSYSFIQQATEADWSTEYLAPILAVKLVQDVKEAVDHINRYGTKHSEAIISEQNDNVRFFFQAIDAAVLYHNASTRFTDGEQFGYGAEIGISTQKLHARGPMGLRAITTTKSLVYGTGQIRS